GCAAAATTAATTATGAGTTATTCGATGCCTCTGCCCAGGAAAACAATACCACCCTTCAACTGGTGCAGGGTATGCAGGATATAAGATTAAATAATATTGGGCAGTTCAAAAGATGGGACTGGGAAAAGATGCAACTCGCCTTGTTCCGGCTCTATAGCAAACGGCTAAACTATAATCAATTGCAACAGGCCGGCGCCATGGCTATCAACCACCTGAAAGATATGGTGCTTACTTTTGCCGTAGCAAAATTATTAGTTGAAGGTGAATTGACATTTGGGGCCATGCTGGCCATACAGTATATCATCGGGCAGCTGGGCGCGCCTATTGAACAATTGATCTGGTATATTCAAAACGCACAGGATGCGAAGATCAGCATGGAGCGGTTGAATGAAATTCATGAAAAAGAGGAGGAAGAGATTCCCGGAAAAAACTATATTTTACATCTGCCTCCTCTGCAAATCATTCAGTTGACCAACTTTTCATTTACCTTCCCCGGAAACAATACATCCCGTGTATTAAATGATCTTTTTATTACAATACCGCCGGGAAAAACAACGGCTATCGTTGGAGAAAGCGGATGTGGTAAAACCACTTTATTGAAGATTCTGCTGAAGTTTTATAATCGGTACGAAGGTAATATTACCGTTGGCGATATTGAATTTAAAGACATCAGTCCCTCCTACTGGCGCAGTCAATGTGCGGCCGTATTTCAGGATGGCTTTATATTCAGTGATACTATCGAAAAGAATATATCAATGGAGCATCAGCAGGCCGACAGGGAAAAATTGATGGAAGCCTGCAGAATAGCCAATATCCTGTCATTTATTGATTCACTGCCCGATGGTTTCAATACAAGACTTGGCACAGATGGCACAGGCATAAGCCAGGGACAAAAACAACGGTTATTGATAGCCCGGGCTGTATATAAAGACCCGCAATACCTTTTCCTTGATGAATTTACCAACTCACTGGATGCGGCAAATGAAGTGACCGTTATTGAAAATTTAAGACTTTTCTCAGCAAACAGGACCATCGTTGTAATAGCTCACCGTTTAAGTACTGTAAGAAATGCCGATAATATCATAGTAATGCACCAGGGCCGTATTACGGAACAGGGAACGCATGAGGAACTGACGCGGGCAAAAGGGAAATATTTCAAATTGATAAAAAATCAATTACTGACCGACTCAATTGAAATGTCAAATAATGCCAACCAATTATAAAACACGAGATATTAAAAGTAATTATAAAGGGACGCCGCTCAGAACGCCGGGGTATATTGATCTTAATACACAGACCGGAGTCGTTCCTTCAAAGCCTGGCGGCATTTACCGATGGATATTTCCTCATTTTGCCGGTGTATTATTCCTGGGGCTGGCTGTGTTGTGGTTCATTCCCCATCCCGAGATCATAAAAACAACGGGTACAGTAACAGGGATCGATGCCCAGGAGAAAATGTTATATATTAATATAGCCGCCCCTGAAGACAGTATGCAGACTATTCGTTCAGGTCAATTAATACAAATAAGAGTTAAAGAACAGCCCGGCGCTCAGTTTGATGTTGTAACAGGCAGGTTGCTGCAGGTATCAGCTGGCAGGTTGGAGCATGATCTGATGGCTAAGGTATTGTTATCGGAATTTAAAACGGCTCAGTATAACAGGCCCGGCAACAAAAGTTTAAAAGTTAACCTGGTCATTGTTGTAAAAGACCTGAGATTACTGCAATGTATTTTCAAAAACCCGCTAAAACAAATGGGAAAGTAAAGGTCCCGGATGTATCAACCTGCACGATTATTGCTCAAATCAACACACTTATTGCTTAAATAGCACACTTATCAGTTTAACCCTTTAGTTAATTGTTATATTCACCTTTTTATCTAAATTTGGTTCTCCCTTCTATAATTACAATCCTGAAAGGCAACTCTGTTAACGTAGCGTGATTTTTCCCTTGTGAATGAAAAGGTTCACAAGTTTCGTTTTCTAATCCCTGTGTGCCTTAAACGCCGTACAGGATCAGGATATTGTTTTTTCTAATATATTCCATAAATCTCACAATCCATTAAACCATGTTATCTAAGCTGATTAACATTGCCATTGTTGACACGCACACTTTGTTTAGAAAGACCCTAAAAAACTACATTTCTGATCAAAGGAATATGAATGTTGTTATACAATCGCCCAACATCTCGGATCTCCTAAGCAAACTGAAAGATTTTGAAGTTCATATTCTGCTTATGGAGGTATACGTGCCCGAACAAAACGGTGTTGATGCAGTGAAAAACATCAAAAGTAAATACCCTGATATCAAGATCCTGGCCTTATCAACATGCACCGAAATGAATTCTTTAAACGAATTGCTTGACGCCGGCGTATATGGCATCATTTCAAAAACAGACGAACCCGATGAGCTTATACGTGCTATTGAGGCCATCTCGGAAAAGGGAATATACCGCAGCGCGCTTTTTACGGAAATAATGTACTGGAATAAACAGCATAACTTAATGTCGAATAAAGAGACAACAACTGTTTCATTAAATAAAAGAGAAAGCGAGATGCTGCAGCTATTGTGGGAAGAAAAAAGCAATAAAGAAATAGCTGGCTATTTATATTTAAGTGTAAGGTCGGTAGAAAAGATAAGGCAGGACCTGAAAGAAAAACTGGGCGTAAAGTCTACCATCGGCCTGATAAAATATGGCATCAATAAAAAAATAATAAAAGTTACCTCACCCGTTTACACCAAATGGCTACAGCCTTGAAAAACTGATAAAATAAAATTGCGGAAGACCGCTTTTTAGTAATACCCGTATTAAACATACGGCTATCACCATCGGGTAATTCTGTTGATCATTTAATTTTAAAGCGTTCGTTCATGTCTGTGTGACAGTATCCGGTTTAATGGCCGGATCACTGACTGGTTTACTATTCAATACTAAAATTTGCACCTGCCGGTCCCATTGCTATGGTTATAGCAACAGGAAGCTGCATGTCTTAAAAGAAAAGCATCATGACCACTACATTTCACAAAGGCTGGTACCTTATCTATACAAAGCCACGCCATGAAAAAAAGGTTCATTCCAGATTAAATGAACTTCAGATCAATTCGTTACTGCCTGTGAAAAAAACGCTCAGAACATGGCACGACCGGAACAAATATATTGACCAGCCACTTTTCCCCTCCTATATTTTTATTTATCTGAACAACATGCAGAACTATTATGATGGAATAGACATAGATGGTTCCCTGTACTATGTAAAAACAGGCAAGCAAATGGCGCAGGTAAGCGAAATGGTCGTCAATAACATAAAGCTTATCACCGACCAGGTAGATGAGCTTGAAGTATCGGACGATCGCTTTCAGCCGGGCAGGAAACTGGTGATCGCCAAAGGTGCTTTAACAGGTCTTTCCTGCGAGGTGGTTGAGTTCAATAATAAACAAAAGTTGCTGGTAAGAGTAGATCTGCTGAAAAGAAATATACTTATCGCCTTGCCGGAAGACCATTTTATTGCCCTATGAGTACATTATTCAATAACTTCAGTGTGTTCAGTGATAACGTACAGGCTATTTATGGTCGGGCCATCGAGGATTATCATGTAGCTGATTCAATTGAAACTGCAGTTGAAAACCCTTTTCCTGTGGGTGAGCTGGAACATTTATTATATTTAAAGTGCTGGATAGACAACGT
The Niastella koreensis GR20-10 genome window above contains:
- a CDS encoding peptidase domain-containing ABC transporter, coding for MNSGAVKNISFNKRTGHLPSGYACLWIIVQHYDKKYSEENFRGKIDVNKAGIALSDISIAAEKTGFRARCTELTFKELTDDAFLPCIIKWDRQYCVLQSGPGFGKGKMLQCITPAGDIISYTRAEFMRHWTGNELTGIQTTGEVLLLEPSFTFHNRDRKNGDTLSWRIILKFFTRSRLQITQVVMSLLISSLFQLIIPFLMQSVVDIGVNTQDLNYITIVLCAMFMLIMGRISVDFIRSRLILYITTTVNISVISEFWIKLTRLPISYFDRNHTGDILQRISDNKNVQNFLTGPTLTTIYSILNFIVFAIVLMMYKIELFIIFTIAMVLYSLWMQLFLRFRRKINYELFDASAQENNTTLQLVQGMQDIRLNNIGQFKRWDWEKMQLALFRLYSKRLNYNQLQQAGAMAINHLKDMVLTFAVAKLLVEGELTFGAMLAIQYIIGQLGAPIEQLIWYIQNAQDAKISMERLNEIHEKEEEEIPGKNYILHLPPLQIIQLTNFSFTFPGNNTSRVLNDLFITIPPGKTTAIVGESGCGKTTLLKILLKFYNRYEGNITVGDIEFKDISPSYWRSQCAAVFQDGFIFSDTIEKNISMEHQQADREKLMEACRIANILSFIDSLPDGFNTRLGTDGTGISQGQKQRLLIARAVYKDPQYLFLDEFTNSLDAANEVTVIENLRLFSANRTIVVIAHRLSTVRNADNIIVMHQGRITEQGTHEELTRAKGKYFKLIKNQLLTDSIEMSNNANQL
- a CDS encoding response regulator transcription factor — translated: MLSKLINIAIVDTHTLFRKTLKNYISDQRNMNVVIQSPNISDLLSKLKDFEVHILLMEVYVPEQNGVDAVKNIKSKYPDIKILALSTCTEMNSLNELLDAGVYGIISKTDEPDELIRAIEAISEKGIYRSALFTEIMYWNKQHNLMSNKETTTVSLNKRESEMLQLLWEEKSNKEIAGYLYLSVRSVEKIRQDLKEKLGVKSTIGLIKYGINKKIIKVTSPVYTKWLQP
- a CDS encoding UpxY family transcription antiterminator; the protein is MTTTFHKGWYLIYTKPRHEKKVHSRLNELQINSLLPVKKTLRTWHDRNKYIDQPLFPSYIFIYLNNMQNYYDGIDIDGSLYYVKTGKQMAQVSEMVVNNIKLITDQVDELEVSDDRFQPGRKLVIAKGALTGLSCEVVEFNNKQKLLVRVDLLKRNILIALPEDHFIAL